A section of the Pseudomonas sp. FP453 genome encodes:
- the sdhC gene encoding succinate dehydrogenase, cytochrome b556 subunit has translation MNSQRPVNLDLRTIKLPITGVTSFLHRVSGIILFLGLGIMLYALSKSLGSEEGYAEVKACLTSPLAKFVAWGLLSALLYHLVAGVRHLIMDAGIGETLEGGRLGSKIIIAISVVLIVLAGVWIW, from the coding sequence GTGAATAGCCAACGACCTGTAAACCTAGACCTAAGGACCATCAAACTCCCCATCACCGGCGTTACGTCGTTCCTGCACCGTGTTTCCGGCATCATCCTGTTCCTGGGCTTGGGCATCATGCTTTATGCATTGAGCAAATCCCTGGGTTCCGAGGAAGGTTACGCCGAGGTGAAGGCATGCTTGACCAGCCCGCTGGCCAAGTTCGTAGCATGGGGCCTCCTGTCCGCTCTGCTGTATCACCTGGTAGCCGGTGTGCGCCACTTGATCATGGATGCGGGTATCGGTGAGACGCTGGAAGGCGGCCGCCTGGGCTCGAAAATCATCATCGCCATTTCCGTGGTGCTGATCGTTCTGGCAGGAGTTTGGATATGGTAA
- a CDS encoding glycosyl hydrolase family 17 protein, with product MPATARFPALPYFFALILGLLALAGYWYSLGRPVVLPDVASASHKMQCASYTPFDKDQSPFDQPFKLRPERMDADLALLSTRFECIRTYSMTGLEALPDMARKHGLKVMAGAWVSSDPVATEKEINELIASANAHPDVVTSVIVGNEALLRKEVTATQLVKLIQTVKSQIKQPVTYADVWEFWLQHPEIAPAVDFLTIHLLPYWEDDPSGIDQALKHVGDVRQTFGTKFAPKDILIGETGWPSEGRQRETAVPSRVNEAKFMRGFVAMAEANGWHYNLIEAFDQPWKRASEGAVGGYWGLFDADRQDKGILAGPVTNVPYWPLWLGVGGLILLGTLALGGRVRSTRAALALPLLGAVAACSIGSWAELTRITARFNDEWVWAGLLLVLNLLVLAHAALALSAREGWRERAFNWLEQRAGWLVAIAGFAGAVMMLALVFEPRYRSFPSAALVLPALVYLVRPVTGPRREIALLAFIIGAGVAPQLYREGLLNQQAWGWAVVSVLMVGALWRCLRVRKA from the coding sequence ATGCCCGCGACTGCCCGCTTTCCTGCCCTGCCCTATTTCTTCGCCTTGATCCTTGGCCTGCTGGCCCTGGCTGGCTACTGGTACAGCCTCGGCCGGCCGGTGGTGCTGCCCGACGTCGCCAGTGCTTCGCACAAAATGCAGTGCGCGTCCTACACACCTTTCGATAAAGACCAATCCCCGTTCGACCAGCCCTTCAAGCTGCGCCCGGAGCGCATGGACGCCGACCTGGCCTTGCTGTCCACCCGTTTCGAATGTATCCGCACCTACTCCATGACCGGCCTGGAAGCCTTGCCGGACATGGCGCGCAAGCACGGCTTGAAGGTGATGGCCGGTGCCTGGGTCAGCAGTGACCCGGTGGCCACCGAAAAGGAAATCAACGAACTGATCGCCTCGGCCAACGCCCATCCGGATGTCGTCACGTCGGTGATCGTCGGCAACGAAGCGCTGCTGCGCAAGGAAGTCACGGCCACGCAGTTGGTCAAGCTGATCCAGACGGTCAAAAGCCAGATCAAACAGCCAGTGACCTACGCCGACGTGTGGGAATTCTGGCTGCAGCACCCGGAAATCGCCCCGGCAGTGGACTTCCTGACCATTCACTTGCTGCCGTACTGGGAAGATGACCCGTCCGGGATCGACCAGGCGCTCAAGCACGTAGGCGATGTGCGCCAGACCTTCGGCACCAAGTTCGCGCCCAAGGACATCTTGATCGGCGAAACCGGCTGGCCCAGCGAAGGCCGCCAGCGTGAAACCGCGGTGCCCAGCCGCGTAAACGAAGCCAAGTTCATGCGCGGCTTCGTGGCCATGGCCGAAGCCAATGGCTGGCACTACAACCTGATCGAAGCCTTCGACCAGCCGTGGAAACGCGCCAGCGAAGGCGCGGTCGGCGGCTATTGGGGCCTGTTCGATGCAGACCGCCAGGACAAGGGCATCCTCGCCGGGCCGGTGACCAATGTGCCGTACTGGCCGTTGTGGCTGGGCGTGGGCGGGTTGATCCTGCTGGGGACCTTGGCGCTGGGCGGCCGCGTGCGCAGCACCCGTGCCGCGCTGGCCCTGCCGCTGCTGGGTGCGGTGGCGGCCTGTTCCATCGGCAGCTGGGCCGAACTGACCCGCATCACCGCACGCTTCAATGATGAATGGGTGTGGGCAGGTTTGCTGCTGGTGCTGAACCTGTTGGTGCTGGCCCATGCCGCCCTGGCCTTGAGTGCTCGCGAAGGCTGGCGCGAGCGGGCGTTCAACTGGCTGGAGCAGCGTGCAGGCTGGCTGGTGGCAATCGCTGGCTTCGCAGGGGCAGTCATGATGTTGGCGTTGGTGTTCGAACCGCGTTATCGCAGCTTCCCGAGTGCGGCACTGGTATTGCCGGCCTTGGTGTACCTGGTTCGCCCGGTCACCGGCCCGCGCCGGGAGATTGCCTTGCTGGCGTTTATCATCGGTGCCGGCGTTGCGCCGCAGTTGTACCGTGAAGGTCTGTTGAATCAGCAGGCTTGGGGCTGGGCGGTAGTGAGCGTGCTAATGGTTGGGGCTTTGTGGCGGTGCTTGCGGGTGCGCAAGGCTTAA
- a CDS encoding DUF485 domain-containing protein, translating into MNDSIYLSIQNSPRFKELVRKRERFAWILSAIMLGLYSAFILLIAYGPQVLGAKISPGSSITWGIPLGVGLIVSAFILTGIYVRRANGEFDDLNNAILKEAAQ; encoded by the coding sequence ATGAACGACAGCATTTACCTCTCGATTCAAAACAGCCCGCGTTTCAAGGAGCTGGTGAGAAAAAGGGAACGATTCGCCTGGATTCTCTCGGCGATCATGCTCGGGCTTTACTCCGCTTTCATCCTGTTGATCGCCTACGGGCCACAAGTGCTGGGGGCCAAGATCAGCCCCGGTTCTTCGATTACCTGGGGCATTCCCCTGGGCGTCGGACTGATTGTGTCCGCCTTCATCCTGACCGGCATCTACGTGCGCCGGGCCAATGGCGAATTTGACGACCTGAACAATGCGATTCTCAAGGAGGCTGCGCAATGA
- the gltA gene encoding citrate synthase, whose amino-acid sequence MADKKAQLIIEGAAPVELPILTGTVGPDVIDVRGLTATGRFTFDPGFMSTASCESKITYIDGDNGILLHRGYPIEQLAEKSDYLETCYLLLNGELPTAEQKAQFVSTVKNHTMVHEQLKTFFNGFRRDAHPMAVMCGVVGALSAFYHDSLDINNPQHREISAIRLVAKMPTLAAMVYKYSMGQPMMYPRNDLTYAENFLHMMFNTPCEIKPISPVLAAAMDKIFILHADHEQNASTSTVRLAGSSGANPFACIAAGIAALWGPAHGGANEAVLTMLDEIGDVSNIDKFIAKAKDKNDPFKLMGFGHRVYKNRDPRATVMKKTCDEVLKELGIKNDPQLELAMRLEEIALTDPYFIERSLYPNVDFYSGIILKAIGIPTSMFTVIFALARTVGWISHWKEMLSSPYKIGRPRQLYTGYESRDITKLEDRK is encoded by the coding sequence ATGGCTGACAAAAAAGCGCAGTTGATCATCGAGGGCGCAGCCCCCGTCGAGCTGCCCATTTTAACCGGCACCGTTGGTCCCGATGTTATCGACGTACGGGGCCTGACGGCCACGGGCCGTTTTACATTCGACCCAGGCTTCATGTCGACCGCCTCTTGCGAGTCGAAGATCACCTATATCGATGGTGATAATGGCATTTTGCTGCATCGCGGCTACCCGATCGAGCAACTGGCCGAGAAATCGGACTACCTGGAAACCTGCTACCTGCTGCTAAATGGCGAACTGCCAACAGCCGAGCAGAAAGCCCAGTTCGTCAGCACCGTGAAGAACCACACCATGGTTCACGAGCAGTTGAAGACCTTCTTCAACGGCTTCCGTCGCGACGCCCACCCGATGGCCGTCATGTGCGGTGTGGTCGGCGCCCTGTCGGCCTTCTATCACGACTCCCTCGACATCAATAACCCGCAGCATCGCGAAATTTCCGCGATCCGCCTGGTTGCCAAGATGCCGACCCTGGCCGCAATGGTTTACAAGTACTCCATGGGCCAACCCATGATGTACCCGCGCAACGACCTGACGTACGCGGAAAACTTCCTGCACATGATGTTCAACACCCCGTGCGAGATCAAACCGATCAGCCCGGTGCTGGCCGCAGCGATGGACAAGATCTTCATCCTCCACGCCGATCACGAGCAGAACGCATCGACCTCCACCGTGCGCCTAGCAGGTTCCTCGGGTGCCAACCCGTTCGCCTGTATCGCCGCCGGTATCGCTGCACTGTGGGGCCCTGCCCACGGCGGTGCGAACGAAGCCGTATTGACCATGCTCGATGAAATCGGCGATGTCTCGAACATCGACAAGTTCATCGCCAAGGCCAAGGACAAGAACGATCCGTTCAAGCTGATGGGCTTCGGTCACCGGGTCTACAAGAACCGCGACCCGCGCGCCACCGTGATGAAAAAGACCTGCGACGAAGTGTTGAAGGAACTGGGCATCAAGAACGATCCGCAACTCGAACTGGCCATGCGCCTGGAAGAGATCGCCCTGACCGACCCGTACTTCATCGAACGCTCGCTGTACCCGAACGTCGACTTCTACTCGGGGATCATCCTCAAGGCAATCGGCATTCCAACCAGCATGTTCACCGTGATCTTCGCCCTGGCGCGGACCGTGGGCTGGATTTCCCACTGGAAAGAAATGCTCTCCAGCCCGTACAAGATTGGCCGCCCGCGCCAGCTGTACACCGGCTACGAGTCGCGTGACATCACCAAGCTGGAAGATCGCAAGTAA
- a CDS encoding cation acetate symporter, translated as MIGRLLALLGASFFAPALWAADALTGEVHKQPLNVSAIVMFVAFVGATLCITYWASKRNKSAADYYAAGGKITGFQNGLAIAGDYMSAASFLGISALVYTSGYDGLIYSIGFLVGWPIILFLIAERLRNLGKYTFADVASYRLGQTQIRSLSACGSLVVVAFYLIAQMVGAGKLIQLLFGLDYHVAVILVGILMCMYVLFGGMLATTWVQIIKAVLLLSGASFMALMVMKYVNFDFNTLFSEAIKVHAKGEAIMSPGGLVKDPISAFSLGLALMFGTAGLPHILMRFFTVSDAKEARKSVFYATGFIGYFYILTFIIGFGAILLVSTNPAFKDAAGALLGGNNMAAVHLANAVGGSIFLGFISAVAFATILAVVAGLTLAGASAVSHDLYASVIKKGKANEKDEIRVSKITTVALGVLAIGLGILFESQNIAFMVGLAFSIAASCNFPVLLLSMYWKNLTTRGAMIGGWLGLISAVGLMILGPTIWVSILHHEKAIFPYEYPALFSMIIAFVGIWFFSITDKSAAAEKERALYFPQFVRSQTGLGASGAVSH; from the coding sequence ATGATCGGTCGTCTACTGGCACTACTCGGCGCTTCGTTCTTCGCTCCGGCCCTTTGGGCAGCGGACGCATTGACCGGTGAAGTGCACAAGCAACCCCTGAACGTGTCGGCCATCGTGATGTTTGTCGCGTTTGTCGGTGCCACCCTGTGCATCACTTACTGGGCGTCCAAGCGCAACAAGTCGGCGGCCGACTACTATGCGGCCGGTGGCAAGATCACCGGTTTCCAGAATGGCCTGGCGATTGCCGGTGACTACATGTCGGCTGCGTCCTTCCTGGGGATTTCCGCGCTGGTCTACACCTCCGGTTATGACGGCCTGATCTACTCGATCGGCTTCCTGGTGGGCTGGCCGATCATTCTGTTCCTGATCGCCGAGCGCCTGCGCAACCTGGGCAAGTACACCTTTGCCGACGTGGCGTCCTACCGTCTCGGGCAAACCCAGATCCGCAGCCTGTCGGCCTGTGGTTCCCTGGTGGTGGTGGCGTTCTACCTGATCGCGCAGATGGTTGGCGCGGGCAAGCTGATCCAGCTGCTGTTCGGCCTGGACTACCACGTTGCGGTGATCCTGGTGGGTATCCTGATGTGCATGTACGTGCTGTTCGGCGGCATGCTGGCGACCACCTGGGTACAGATCATCAAGGCGGTGTTGCTGTTGTCCGGTGCTTCGTTCATGGCGCTGATGGTGATGAAGTACGTCAACTTCGACTTCAACACACTGTTCTCCGAGGCAATCAAGGTTCACGCGAAAGGCGAGGCGATCATGAGCCCGGGTGGCTTGGTCAAAGATCCGATCTCGGCGTTCTCCCTGGGCCTGGCCCTGATGTTCGGTACCGCTGGCCTGCCTCACATCCTGATGCGCTTCTTCACCGTCAGCGACGCTAAAGAAGCCCGCAAGAGTGTGTTCTACGCCACGGGTTTCATCGGTTACTTCTATATCCTGACCTTTATCATCGGCTTCGGCGCGATCCTGCTGGTCAGCACCAACCCGGCGTTCAAGGATGCAGCAGGCGCCTTGCTCGGTGGCAACAACATGGCAGCGGTGCACCTGGCCAACGCGGTGGGTGGCAGTATCTTCCTGGGCTTCATCTCGGCCGTGGCGTTCGCCACCATCCTCGCGGTGGTTGCCGGCTTGACCCTGGCGGGTGCGTCGGCGGTGTCCCATGACCTGTACGCCAGCGTGATCAAGAAAGGCAAGGCCAACGAGAAAGATGAGATTCGTGTGTCGAAGATCACCACCGTGGCCTTGGGTGTGTTGGCAATCGGCCTGGGTATCCTGTTCGAAAGCCAGAACATTGCGTTCATGGTGGGCCTGGCGTTCTCCATCGCGGCCAGCTGTAACTTCCCGGTGTTGCTGCTTTCCATGTACTGGAAAAACCTCACCACCCGTGGCGCCATGATTGGCGGCTGGCTGGGCTTGATCAGTGCCGTGGGCCTGATGATCCTTGGCCCGACCATCTGGGTCTCGATCCTGCACCATGAAAAAGCCATCTTCCCTTACGAGTACCCAGCGCTGTTCTCGATGATCATTGCGTTCGTCGGCATCTGGTTCTTCTCCATCACCGACAAGTCGGCGGCGGCAGAGAAAGAGCGTGCGCTGTACTTCCCGCAGTTTGTGCGTTCGCAGACTGGCCTGGGGGCGAGTGGGGCGGTTTCTCACTAA
- the sdhD gene encoding succinate dehydrogenase, hydrophobic membrane anchor protein produces MVTSVTNLSRSGLYDWMAQRVSAVVLAAYFIFLIGYLVANPGISYEQWHGLFSHNAMRIFSLLALVALGAHAWVGMWTIATDYLTPMALGKSATAVRFLFQAVCGVAMFAYFVWGVQILWGI; encoded by the coding sequence ATGGTAACCAGCGTTACGAACCTTTCGCGTTCGGGCCTCTATGACTGGATGGCACAGCGTGTGTCTGCGGTCGTTCTCGCGGCTTATTTCATTTTCCTGATCGGATACCTCGTCGCAAATCCAGGCATCAGCTATGAGCAATGGCATGGCCTGTTTTCCCACAATGCGATGCGAATCTTCAGTCTGCTGGCCCTTGTAGCCCTGGGCGCACACGCCTGGGTTGGCATGTGGACCATCGCGACCGACTACCTGACGCCGATGGCGCTGGGCAAGTCCGCGACTGCAGTACGTTTTCTCTTCCAGGCAGTCTGCGGCGTCGCGATGTTCGCTTACTTCGTCTGGGGTGTGCAGATTCTTTGGGGTATCTGA
- the sdhA gene encoding succinate dehydrogenase flavoprotein subunit: protein MANIPTISFDAIIIGGGGAGMRAALQLAQGGHKTAVITKVFPTRSHTVSAQGGITCAIASADPNDDWRWHMYDTVKGSDYIGDQDAIEYMCQEGPAAVFELDHMGLPFSRTEQGRIYQRPFGGQSKDYGKGGQAARTCAASDRTGHALLHTLYQGNLKAGTTFLNEYYAVDLVKNADGAFVGVIAICIETGETTYIRAKATVLATGGAGRIYASTTNALINTGDGVGMALRAGVPVQDIEMWQFHPTGIAGAGVLVTEGCRGEGGYLINKHGERFMERYAPNAKDLAGRDVVARSMVKEIIAGNGCGPNGDHVMLKLDHLGEEVLHSRLPGICELSKTFAHVDPVLAPVPVVPTCHYMMGGVPTNIHGQAITQNAEGVDEIIHGLFAVGEVACVSVHGANRLGGNSLLDLVVFGRAAGLHLEKALTDGIEYDDATDANIETALARLNALNERTDGEDVATLRRELQSCMQNYFGVFRTGEYMQKGIAQLADLRTRIANVKINDKSQAFNTARIEALELQNLLEVAEATAIAAEVRKESRGAHAREDFEDRDDENWLCHTLYFPGDKRVTKRAVNFSPKTVPTFEPKIRTY, encoded by the coding sequence ATGGCTAACATTCCAACTATTTCATTCGACGCCATCATTATTGGTGGCGGCGGTGCTGGCATGCGCGCAGCGCTGCAGCTGGCCCAGGGCGGTCACAAGACTGCCGTGATCACCAAGGTGTTCCCGACCCGTTCCCACACCGTATCGGCCCAGGGTGGCATCACCTGCGCCATCGCTTCCGCCGACCCGAACGATGACTGGCGCTGGCACATGTACGATACCGTCAAGGGTTCCGACTATATCGGTGACCAGGACGCTATCGAGTACATGTGTCAGGAAGGCCCGGCTGCGGTGTTCGAGCTGGACCACATGGGTCTGCCGTTCTCCCGTACCGAACAAGGCCGTATCTACCAGCGTCCATTCGGCGGCCAGTCGAAGGATTACGGCAAAGGCGGGCAGGCTGCCCGTACCTGCGCCGCTTCCGACCGTACTGGTCACGCGCTGCTGCACACCCTTTATCAGGGCAACCTGAAAGCCGGTACTACGTTCCTGAACGAGTACTACGCTGTGGACCTGGTGAAGAACGCTGACGGTGCATTCGTCGGTGTGATCGCCATCTGCATCGAAACCGGTGAAACCACCTACATCCGCGCCAAGGCGACTGTTCTGGCGACTGGCGGTGCAGGCCGTATCTACGCGTCGACCACCAACGCCCTGATCAACACCGGTGACGGCGTCGGCATGGCCTTGCGTGCTGGCGTGCCAGTACAAGACATCGAGATGTGGCAGTTCCACCCGACCGGCATCGCCGGCGCCGGTGTACTGGTTACCGAAGGTTGCCGTGGTGAAGGTGGATACCTGATCAACAAGCACGGCGAGCGTTTCATGGAGCGTTATGCTCCGAACGCGAAAGACCTTGCTGGTCGTGACGTTGTTGCCCGTTCGATGGTTAAGGAAATCATCGCCGGCAACGGCTGTGGCCCGAACGGCGACCACGTGATGCTCAAGCTCGACCACCTGGGTGAGGAAGTGCTGCATAGCCGCCTGCCAGGTATCTGCGAGCTGTCCAAGACCTTTGCGCACGTTGACCCGGTACTGGCTCCAGTGCCAGTGGTTCCAACCTGCCACTATATGATGGGCGGCGTGCCGACCAACATTCATGGCCAGGCGATCACCCAGAACGCCGAAGGCGTCGACGAGATCATCCACGGTCTGTTCGCCGTAGGCGAAGTGGCTTGCGTATCGGTACACGGTGCCAACCGCCTGGGCGGCAACTCGCTGCTCGACCTGGTGGTATTCGGCCGTGCTGCTGGCCTGCACCTGGAAAAAGCGCTGACTGACGGCATCGAATACGATGACGCCACCGACGCCAACATCGAAACCGCCCTGGCGCGCCTGAACGCTCTGAACGAGCGTACTGATGGCGAAGACGTGGCAACCCTGCGTCGCGAGCTGCAAAGCTGCATGCAGAACTACTTCGGTGTGTTCCGTACCGGCGAATACATGCAGAAGGGTATTGCCCAGTTGGCCGACCTGCGTACGCGCATCGCCAACGTCAAGATCAACGATAAGAGCCAGGCGTTCAACACCGCGCGTATCGAAGCCCTTGAGCTGCAAAACCTGTTGGAAGTGGCCGAAGCGACTGCCATCGCTGCCGAGGTTCGTAAAGAATCCCGTGGTGCCCACGCCCGTGAAGACTTTGAAGATCGCGACGACGAAAACTGGTTGTGCCACACCCTGTACTTCCCGGGTGACAAGCGCGTAACCAAGCGTGCCGTGAACTTCTCGCCGAAGACGGTGCCGACGTTTGAACCGAAGATTCGGACTTACTAA
- a CDS encoding succinate dehydrogenase iron-sulfur subunit has protein sequence MLKVSVYRYNPDQDAAPFMQEFQVDTGGKDLMVLDVLALIKEQDEGFSYRRSCREGVCGSDGMNINGKNGLACITPLSAVVKGNKLIVRPLPGLPVIRDLVVDMSIFYKQYEKVKPFLQNDTPAPAIERLQSPEEREKLDGLYECILCACCSTSCPSFWWNPDKFLGPAALLQAYRFLADSRDTKTSERLASLDDPFSVFRCRGIMNCVNVCPKGLNPTKAIGHIRNMLLQSGV, from the coding sequence ATGTTGAAAGTCAGTGTTTATCGCTACAACCCTGATCAGGACGCCGCGCCGTTCATGCAGGAATTCCAGGTCGATACCGGTGGTAAAGACCTGATGGTGCTGGATGTATTGGCACTGATCAAAGAGCAGGACGAGGGTTTCTCGTATCGTCGCTCTTGCCGTGAAGGTGTGTGCGGTTCCGACGGCATGAACATCAACGGCAAAAACGGCCTGGCGTGCATCACGCCGCTGTCCGCCGTGGTCAAAGGCAACAAGCTGATCGTTCGTCCACTGCCAGGTTTGCCGGTTATCCGTGACCTGGTCGTCGATATGAGCATCTTCTACAAGCAATACGAGAAAGTTAAGCCGTTCCTGCAGAACGACACGCCGGCTCCGGCCATCGAACGTCTGCAGTCCCCGGAAGAGCGTGAGAAGCTTGACGGTCTGTACGAGTGCATCCTGTGCGCTTGCTGCTCGACCTCTTGCCCATCCTTCTGGTGGAACCCGGATAAATTCCTGGGTCCAGCTGCCCTGCTGCAAGCTTACCGCTTCCTGGCAGACAGCCGTGACACCAAGACCTCCGAGCGTCTGGCTTCACTGGATGACCCGTTCAGCGTATTCCGCTGCCGCGGGATCATGAACTGCGTCAACGTATGTCCCAAAGGCCTGAACCCGACTAAGGCCATTGGTCACATCCGTAACATGCTGCTGCAAAGCGGCGTGTAA
- a CDS encoding glycine betaine ABC transporter substrate-binding protein has protein sequence MKMRRLLGAAATLVVAMSSTLASADSKTLSIGYVDGWSDSVATTHVAAEVIKAKLGYDVKLQAVATGIMWQGVATGKLDAMLSAWLPVTHGEYWTKNKDKVVDYGPNFKDAKIGLIVPEYVKAKSIEDLKTDTTFKNKIVGIDAGSGVMLKTDEAIKQYGLDYKLQASSGAAMIAELTRAEDKQESIAVTGWVPHWMFAKWKLRFLEDPKGVYGAAETVNSIGSKGLEKKAPEVAAFLKKFQWASKDEIGEVMLAIQEGAKPDAAAKDWVAKHPERVAEWIGK, from the coding sequence ATGAAGATGCGACGACTCTTGGGCGCAGCTGCCACTCTGGTAGTTGCGATGAGCTCCACACTGGCCAGCGCCGACAGCAAAACCCTGAGCATCGGCTACGTGGATGGCTGGTCCGACAGCGTTGCCACCACCCATGTGGCGGCAGAGGTGATCAAGGCCAAGCTCGGTTATGACGTGAAACTGCAAGCCGTCGCCACCGGGATCATGTGGCAAGGCGTGGCCACCGGCAAACTCGACGCCATGCTCTCCGCCTGGCTGCCGGTGACCCACGGTGAGTACTGGACCAAGAACAAGGACAAGGTGGTCGACTACGGCCCTAACTTCAAGGATGCGAAAATCGGCCTGATCGTGCCGGAGTACGTGAAAGCCAAATCCATCGAAGACCTCAAGACCGACACCACCTTCAAGAACAAAATCGTCGGCATCGACGCCGGTTCGGGCGTGATGCTCAAGACCGACGAAGCCATCAAGCAGTACGGCCTCGACTACAAACTGCAAGCCAGTTCGGGCGCAGCGATGATCGCCGAACTGACCCGTGCCGAAGACAAGCAGGAATCCATTGCGGTCACCGGTTGGGTGCCGCACTGGATGTTCGCCAAGTGGAAACTGCGTTTCCTGGAAGATCCAAAAGGCGTGTATGGCGCTGCGGAAACCGTCAACAGCATCGGCAGCAAGGGCCTGGAGAAGAAAGCGCCGGAAGTTGCGGCGTTCCTGAAGAAATTCCAGTGGGCTTCCAAGGATGAAATCGGCGAAGTCATGCTGGCCATTCAAGAGGGCGCCAAGCCGGATGCGGCGGCCAAGGATTGGGTGGCCAAGCACCCAGAGCGTGTAGCCGAGTGGATCGGTAAATAA